The Hevea brasiliensis isolate MT/VB/25A 57/8 chromosome 1, ASM3005281v1, whole genome shotgun sequence DNA segment GCTCATTGCAGTTCCTTATAGCTATGACATTACAACCTCCAATTACCGAACCTAAACGAAACACATCGGAGAAACCCGAATTGTTTACCTCTATGTGATCACCGAAAGCTCGCTTTGCCTCATGGAGCCCAAATGCGATCTTGGAAGGAAAAGGGATCCACTCAGGAGGCACAGTGAAATCCTCTGGTCGAGTCCGTGAATCCTCACGGTTAATCATGGCTGACGTTGATGATCCAAGGAAAGATAGAGTCCATGCCCCGTACATACTGAAGAAGACACCGGAGATCCCAAGATTGGCCAAAATGGGAGGTAACCAGTGCGGAGCAAAGTCGTAGATGATCCAATCTGGAGTAGAAGTTTGGAAAAACTGATGCAGAGGGCCTTGGAGGCCGTCAAAGGCAATCTTGAGGTATGGAGTTTTGTGGGAAGGTATATCAGTGGCGGCCTCTGCATTCTGTGGGAGATGTTCAACTGTGGGTAAAGGGAGGCTCACTAAATTGATAAGAGGTGCTAGATTTGGAGGAATTTTTGGCAAACGTTGGATGTTTCTAGGTGTGGAGAGAAAGGAGATTTTATGACCCCTTTGAGCTATGAGCTTGGCCAGCTCAAAGAATGGGATCATATGACCAAATGCTAGCCACGGAAACAGAGCAACATGCAGCTTTTTAGCTTCACTCATGTTGAATTGCTGGGTCTTGCTGTTCCAGTGAATTCTTTTGTAGATCAGTCAAATTAAGTTTGTAAATAAATTACAGTAAATGTGGTCTCGAATCTCGATTGCATTATTATATACAAATATATGGCAT contains these protein-coding regions:
- the LOC110642120 gene encoding putative UDP-rhamnose:rhamnosyltransferase 1 isoform X2, with the translated sequence MSEAKKLHVALFPWLAFGHMIPFFELAKLIAQRGHKISFLSTPRNIQRLPKIPPNLAPLINLVSLPLPTVEHLPQNAEAATDIPSHKTPYLKIAFDGLQGPLHQFFQTSTPDWIIYDFAPHWLPPILANLGISGVFFSMYGAWTLSFLGSSTSAMINREDSRTRPEDFTVPPEWIPFPSKIAFGLHEAKRAFGDHIEVNNSGFSDVFRLGSVIGGCNVIAIRNCNELESNFSRLVGELHCKPVVPIGLLPPADFDGSSDQDDMWLTIKEWLDKQNKGSVVYIAFGSESELSQPELHELALGLELSGLPFFWAHRKRENSVKLPDGFEERVKGRGTVWTSWVPQLKIMGHESVGGFLTHCGYSSIIEMVGIEITKDEKDGSLRRESVAESLRLIMVEKEGRGYRDKAKEMKKLIADKDMHDRYVDHFVEFMQNHRVA